TAGTGCTATGAAGTTCATAGCACTACGGTAGCGAGGGGTTTTCGTAGCGAATACTATTTTTTGTATAGTACTACGAGCTTGTGTAGTACTTTATATTTATATATGTAGCACTTTAATTTTAAACATGTAGTGCTATATATTTTGTTTCATAGCACTATAAATATTTACAATACTATATTTTATGTTGTTATATGTAGTATTAAAAAATATGTCGTTTATTACTATATGTTACGTTACGTTATGCTGTTATTTATTTATGCGTATAGATGGATAAAAATAAGCCTGTTGTATCGTTTTATATTTTTTTGGTATTTGTCGCGCCAAACCGCTTTTAACTATTTGTAAATAAACAAATGTTATGATGTTACGTGCATATTTTTTATGTGTAACAGTTATATTAAAATAAAAATTTTAAGCACTACGTATTCACAAAACTATAGTATAGTGCTATAATGTTTTCATCATCAGTTAAGGGGAATTATCATGACAACTACAGCAAGAATTAACGAGTTTTTGGACGGTTTAGAGCGTATTAAATTAGCTGGTGACAATAAAGCGTGCATAAAAGCATATCGTGACGCTGTAAATGCTTATTGTAAAAAGGAACTTTCTTATTTACGTAGTAACTTAGCATTAACCACATTACGTCGTGCTCGTACTGATTACCGTAACGCCATACGGGCGCGTTTTTCAGGGCATGATTTAGCCGTAACATACACAGATAAATATGTGGGGAAAACGCATATAGCCGTTAAGTATCTAGTGCTTACGAAAGAAGAAACAAAAGCATACGAGACAAGCGAAGTTAAACGAAAAGAGCAGTATTTATATGGTGAATCTCGCTTAATCGTTTGTAATTATGTGGATATGGTTAAAAAAGCGGATAGTTTGCTCGATTCTAATAGTGTTTATGATATTGCTACGGGTTTAATGCTTTTGACGGGTAGAAGGTCAACAGAGATTTTTAAAAGTGCAAATTTTGAATATGTTGATAATTATCATGTGCTTTTTTCAGGTCAATTAAAAAATGCCCGTTGTGGTGTAACGGTCAATAATGCCCGTGATTCTTTCGTTATCCCTGTTTTAGCTGATGCCAATAGAATCATTACAGCCTTGAATAAAGTCCGCTCTATGAAGCCGTTAAGCGATAAATCAGAGAATGAAGTACATTCATTGACCAGTAACGCGGTAGGGAAAGCGGTTAAACGTAATTTAAACGGACATGTTAAGCGTGCTATTAATCAGTCTATTGATAGCCTTACAGATTTTAATCATTTAGAACCTAAGGCATTACGTAGTATTTACGTTCATATT
The DNA window shown above is from Beggiatoa alba B18LD and carries:
- a CDS encoding protelomerase family protein; protein product: MTTTARINEFLDGLERIKLAGDNKACIKAYRDAVNAYCKKELSYLRSNLALTTLRRARTDYRNAIRARFSGHDLAVTYTDKYVGKTHIAVKYLVLTKEETKAYETSEVKRKEQYLYGESRLIVCNYVDMVKKADSLLDSNSVYDIATGLMLLTGRRSTEIFKSANFEYVDNYHVLFSGQLKNARCGVTVNNARDSFVIPVLADANRIITALNKVRSMKPLSDKSENEVHSLTSNAVGKAVKRNLNGHVKRAINQSIDSLTDFNHLEPKALRSIYVHIAQRKFAPLSVLNTFATDVLGHATKQTAENYMQYMINPLEY